The proteins below are encoded in one region of Lactuca sativa cultivar Salinas chromosome 3, Lsat_Salinas_v11, whole genome shotgun sequence:
- the LOC111914460 gene encoding uncharacterized protein LOC111914460, producing the protein MKKPSFLAASIAAASATTAITASNRKNRTSHQDHGASSNYNEDSSPEKKSCCSEKFAPRFDGLRFIETLVTAHR; encoded by the exons ATGAAGAAACCAAGCTTCTTAGCAGCCTCTATCGCCGCCGCTTCCGCCACAACTGCCATCACTGCCTCTAATCGCAAAAACCGAACCTCTCACCAG GATCATGGAGCATCGAGCAATTATAATGAAGATTCGTCGCCGGAGAAAAAGAGTTGCTGCTCGGAGAAATTTGCGCCAAGGTTTGATGGATTGAGGTTTATTGAAACTCTGGTAACCGCTCATCGATAA